From Candidatus Campbellbacteria bacterium:
CACAAGCTGCACTTATTGAATTCCAGATTGCACACGGTATTACTCCCGCACTCGGCTACTTTGGTGTGAAAACGAGAGGAGTGGTGGAGGGGAGGTAGAAAAGACCAAACATTTTTGTGATAAAATCGTCTCATGAAAGCATTGGGTGATTTTAATAAAACAGAACGTATGCGAGCGATTCGTGATGAACTTCTTGTGTTCACACAATCACCTCTGTACGAATACCGAACACGAAATAAGTATTTTCCTGTTATTGGAGAGGGAAGTCACCTCGCCTCTATTATGTTTATTGGTGAAGCACCGGGGAGAAATGAAGCAGAAAAAGGAAAACCATTTTGTGGAGCCGCAGGACGAATTCTTGACGAATTACTCACACACATTGGACTTAATCGCGACGCTGTATATGTCACCAACATTGTTAAAGACCGTCCTCCAGAAAATCGAGACCCGACACCTGAAGAAATTGCCTTGTACGGTCCTTTTCTTGACAGACAAATTGCAATTATTCAACCAAAAGTGATAGCGACACTCGGGCGTTTTTCTATGGCGTATGTTATGGAGCGTCTTGGACTCCAAAATCAAATTGAACCAATTAGCAAAGCCCATGGAAAAAGGTATACTGCTACAGCATCATACGGGACTGTGGATATTGTTCCTCTATACCATCCCGCTTCGGCGCTGTACTCGCGGGCATTACTTCCTACACACAAAGCAGATATAGAAATTCTAAAAAACTATCTATGAAATACCACAAAAAAGTACTCAGGAACGGCATGCGTATCGTTGTTGCGCCCATGAAAGACAATCCAACAGTAACCGTTATGGTGCTCGTTGAAGCGGGTTCTCGATATGAAAACAAACGCATGAACGGTATTTCTCACTTTCTTGAGCATATATGTTTCAAAGGGACCTCCAAACGACCCCATTCGGGTGATATTTCACACGAGCTTGA
This genomic window contains:
- a CDS encoding uracil-DNA glycosylase produces the protein MKALGDFNKTERMRAIRDELLVFTQSPLYEYRTRNKYFPVIGEGSHLASIMFIGEAPGRNEAEKGKPFCGAAGRILDELLTHIGLNRDAVYVTNIVKDRPPENRDPTPEEIALYGPFLDRQIAIIQPKVIATLGRFSMAYVMERLGLQNQIEPISKAHGKRYTATASYGTVDIVPLYHPASALYSRALLPTHKADIEILKNYL